Proteins from a single region of Harmonia axyridis chromosome 4, icHarAxyr1.1, whole genome shotgun sequence:
- the LOC123677672 gene encoding probable multidrug resistance-associated protein lethal(2)03659 isoform X1, with translation MENTQNKNYLKRKIHPREEASALSKLFFSWSFPIFYKGIKKQLKEDDLYEPLKDHESTVLGNRLEEAWHEEEDEYRNPSLWRALWKVFGNELLGYGIILFFYEVLMKLAQPLALGKLMSYYIPNQTTTTREEAHMYAGVILVVAFVQVLAGHGYIFGLQHLGMKMRVACCSMIYRKALRLSKTSLVQTTIGQMVNLLSNDVNRFDNAVMYIHNLWSSPLETIIITYLLYVLLGPSAIIGIAFLLIFIPLQMYMGKISSICRLKTASRTDERVRLMSEIINGIQVIKMYAWEKSFVKLVEMARSSEIHHIRNASYLKALQMSFNMFINRTAIFLCVLGHVLSGYSPTAEYVFVITSFYGILKQAVTTWFPLGVTAIAEANVSIERIQTFLKYDEMYLTDDYRMRKKKSKSRKKKSDGKPKKKWISADEEPMKDNGVYLEKACAKWTYSAAENTLNDIDLSITSNQLVAVVGPVGSGKTSLVHMILKELPIISGKLDIVGSISYASQEPWLFSGSIQQNILFGDVYEPIKYQEVIKVCALERDFSLFPYGDKSIVGDRGVTLSGGQRARINLARAIYKDADIYIFDDPLSAVDTHVGKQLFENCICGYLKYKARILVTHQIQYLANVDKIFLMENGRVEAEGTFQDILNSGKEFAELFKAEIPIEDDDEEEEKFIKKRKKKFSVMEDQDDIQDEPMVESEGIKKGSISGRVYKTYLKAGSSYLMESILIVFFVLSQLSASGADYFITYWVNLEQTKKEQETMNIFLDEALYNSTLTTSRGIFNIEFTRQNCVIIYSTLIVSIILVTITRSLTFFKICMKASKTLHNNMFSKIVNATMHFFNANSAGRVLNRFSKDMGAIDELLPAAIIDTIQVGIGVMATTVVIATVNPWILIPTFVILGWFYLFRYIYLCSSRNIKRMEGTTRSPVFAHLSATLQGLTTIRAFGAQTILTTEFDNHQNLHSSAYYMFLGCSRSFGFWLDLKCVIYVGFVTVSVLFVGSETYGGNVGLAITQAIGLTGMFQWGMRQWSELENQMTSVERVVEYTEVEKEPTSDKSDPPEVWPQNGEIEFQKVFLKYSPSAPYVLKNLNLKVKPMEKVGIVGRTGAGKSSLISALFLLSDIEGQILIDGIDTKKITLESMRSKISIIPQEPVLFSGTLRKNLDPFEDYDDEKLWDALDNVELKKVIAEYPSGLNTLISEGGSNFSVGQRQLVCLARAIVRNNKILVLDEATANVDPKTDALIQTAIRKNFAKCTVLTIAHRLHTIMDSDKVIVMNAGSVAEFGHPYELLQNSRGIFHSLVKETGKVMSDNLHGIAQDNYEGRV, from the exons ATGGAAAAcactcaaaataaaaattatctgaaaagaaaaattcatcCACGAGAAGAAGCAAGTgcattatcgaagttattctttAG TTGGTCCTTCCCAATCTTCTACAAGGGAATCAAAAAGCAGCTAAAAGAAGATGATCTTTACGAACCACTGAAAGATCACGAATCAACAGTACTTGGCAATCGTCTAGAAGAAGCATGGCACGAAGAAGAAGACGAATACAGAAATCCATCTCTATGGAGAGCTTTATGGAAAGTATTCGGTAATGAACTACTCGGTTATGGTATTATACTCTTCTTTTACGAAGTTCTCATGAA ACTAGCGCAACCTTTGGCCTTAGGGAAGCTCATGAGCTACTACATACCAAACCAAACCACCACCACAAGAGAAGAAGCCCACATGTATGCAGGTGTCATCCTGGTAGTGGCCTTCGTGCAAGTTCTAGCAGGACACGGCTATATCTTCGGCTTGCAGCATTTAGGGATGAAAATGAGGGTAGCTTGCTGTTCCATGATCTACAGGAAGGCTCTCAGACTCAGCAAGACGTCTCTGGTGCAAACCACCATAGGACAAATGGTGAATCTTCTATCCAATGACGTGAATAGGTTTGATAACGCAGTTATGTATATTCATAACTTATGGTCGTCGCCACTTGAAACGATTATAATaacttatttattatatgtGCTACTTGGACCTTCTGCAATCATTGGAATTGCTTTCTTACTAATCTTCATTCCTCTTCAGA TGTACATGGGAAAAATTTCCTCAATATGTAGACTTAAAACTGCTTCCAGAACCGATGAGAGAGTGCGTCTCATGAGCGAAATCATCAATGGCATCCAAGTTATCAAGATGTATGCTTGGGAGAAATCCTTTGTCAAGCTTGTCGAGATGGCTAGAAG TTCCGAAATCCACCACATCAGAAACGCCTCCTACCTCAAGGCCCTCCAAATGTCCTTCAACATGTTCATCAACAGGACCGCCATATTCCTCTGCGTATTGGGCCACGTCCTGTCAGGCTACTCCCCAACAGCAGAATACGTTTTCGTCATAACCTCCTTTTACGGCATACTGAAACAAGCAGTCACCACCTGGTTCCCACTAGGAGTTACGGCCATAGCAGAAGCCAACGTCTCCATCGAGAGAATCCAAACCTTCTTGAAATACGACGAGATGTACCTCACCGACGATTACAGGATGAGGAAGAAGAAATCGAAGAGTAGGAAGAAGAAGAGCGACGGCAAGCCTAAGAAGAAGTGGATATCCGCCGATGAGGAGCCTATGAAAGACAACGGTGTCTACTTGGAGAAGGCTTGTGCCAAATGGACCTACAGCGCTGCTGAGAACACTTTGAACGACATCGATCTGAGCATAACATCCAACCAGCTGGTGGCGGTGGTTGGACCAGTTGGTAGCGGAAAAACCAGCCTCGTTCATATGATCCTCAAGGAACTTCCTATCATTTCCGGAAAGCTGGATATAGTCGGCAGTATATCTTACGCTTCGCAAGAACCATGGTTGTTTTCGGGAAGCATCCAACAGAATATTCTGTTCGGAGATGTTTACGAGCCTATCAAGTATCAAGAAGTCATCAAAGTTTGCGCTTTGGAAAGGGACTTTAGCCTTTTCCCGTACGGCGATAAGAGCATAGTAGGAGATCGTGGAGTCACCCTCAGTGGAGGCCAAAGAGCCAGGATCAACCTAGCAAGAGCCATCTACAAAGACGCGGACATCTACATTTTCGACGACCCTCTTTCAGCAGTAGACACCCACGTAGGCAAGCAGCTGTTCGAGAACTGCATCTGCGGCTACCTCAAGTACAAAGCCAGAATACTGGTAACCCACCAAATCCAATACCTGGCCAACGTAGACAAGATCTTCCTCATGGAAAACGGCAGGGTAGAAGCTGAAGGCACCTTCCAAGACATCCTCAACAGCGGAAAAGAATTCGCCGAGCTTTTCAAAGCTGAGATACCTATCGAAGACGACGATGAGGAAGAGGAGAAGTTCAtcaagaagaggaagaagaagttcAGCGTCATGGAGGACCAGGACGATATCCAGGACGAACCTATGGTTGAGAGTGAGGGTATTAAGAAAGGATCGATTTCTGGAAGGGTTTACAAGACGTATCTGAAGGCTGGAAGCAGTTACTTGATGGAATCGATTCTGATTGTGTTCTTCGTGCTGTCCCAGTTGAGTGCCAGTGGTGCTGATTACTTTATCACTTATTG GGTGAATCTTGAGCAAACGAAGAAAGAACAAGAAACCATGAACATATTTCTAGACGAAGCTCTCTATAACTCCACCCTTACAACATCCAGAGGAATATTCAACATCGAATTCACAAGACAGAACTGCGTGATAATATATTCGACACTGATAGTGTCTATAATATTGGTGACGATAACAAGATCTCTCACCTTCTTCAAAATCTGCATGAAAGCGTCCAAAACTCTCCACAATAAcatgttttccaaaattgtcAACGCTACTATGCACTTCTTCAATGCCAATTCAGCCGGAAGGGTTCTGAATAGGTTTTCGAAGGATATGGGAGCTATTGATGAGTTGTTACCAGCAGCCATAATCGATACTATCCAGGTGGGGATAGGAGTAATGGCGACTACTGTGGTGATAGCTACTGTGAACCCTTGGATCTTAATACCTACGTTCGTCATTTTGGGTTGGTTCTATTTGTTCCGGTACATTTATTTATGCAGCAGCAGAAACATCAAGAGGATGGAGGGGACAA CAAGAAGCCCTGTTTTCGCCCATTTGTCTGCCACTCTTCAAGGCTTGACAACGATCAGAGCTTTCGGAGCTCAAACTATTCTTACAACCGAATTCGACAATCACCAGAACTTGCACAGTTCCGCATATTACATGTTTCTGGGATGCAGCAGAAGCTTTGGTTTCTGGCTAGATCTCAAATGTGTTATTTACGTCGGCTTTGTAACTGTCAGCGTTCTGTTCGTTGGCTCAG aaacaTACGGTGGCAACGTGGGTCTGGCAATAACACAAGCCATAGGACTAACCGGAATGTTCCAGTGGGGTATGAGACAGTGGTCCGAGTTGGAAAACCAGATGACCTCGGTGGAAAGAGTTGTGGAATACACGGAAGTGGAAAAAGAGCCTACTTCTGACAAGTCCGATCCTCCGGAAGTATGGCCACAAAATGGGGAAATAGAGTTCCAGAAGGTCTTCCTGAAATATTCGCCCAGCGCACCTTACGTCTTGAAAAACCTGAACTTGAAGGTGAAACCGATGGAGAAGGTCGGCATAGTTGGTAGGACTGGCGCTGGCAAGTCTTCCCTCATCTCGGCGCTGTTTTTGCTGAGCGACATCGAAGGCCAAATCTTGATAGACGGGATAGACACGAAGAAGATAACCTTGGAAAGCATGCGTTCCAAAATATCGATCATACCGCAAGAACCTGTACTATTTTCTGGAACATTGAGGAAGAACCTGGATCCTTTCGAAGATTACGACGATGAGAAACTTTGGGACGCCCTGGACAACGTGGAACTGAAGAAGGTGATCGCGGAGTATCCGTCTGGATTGAACACTTTAATATCGGAGGGCGGGTCCAACTTCAGCGTTGGTCAGAGGCAACTGGTTTGTCTGGCAAGAGCGATAGTGAGGAATAACAAGATTTTGGTACTGGATGAGGCGACTGCCAACGTTGATCCTAAAACTGACGCTCTTATCCAGACAGCTATTAGGAAGAACTTTGCGAAGTGCACTGTTTTGACTATTGCGCATCGTCTACATACCATCATGGATTCCGACAAGGTGATAGTGATGAATGCTGGGAGTGTAGCTGAATTCGGCCATCCGTACGAGTTGCTGCAGAATTCTAGAGGGATTTTCCACAGTTTGGTGAAAGAAACTGGAAAAGTTATGTCGGACAACTTGCATGGCATCGCACAAGAT AATTATGAAGGTCGAGTTTGA
- the LOC123677672 gene encoding probable multidrug resistance-associated protein lethal(2)03659 isoform X2 — protein sequence MSEIINGIQVIKMYAWEKSFVKLVEMARSSEIHHIRNASYLKALQMSFNMFINRTAIFLCVLGHVLSGYSPTAEYVFVITSFYGILKQAVTTWFPLGVTAIAEANVSIERIQTFLKYDEMYLTDDYRMRKKKSKSRKKKSDGKPKKKWISADEEPMKDNGVYLEKACAKWTYSAAENTLNDIDLSITSNQLVAVVGPVGSGKTSLVHMILKELPIISGKLDIVGSISYASQEPWLFSGSIQQNILFGDVYEPIKYQEVIKVCALERDFSLFPYGDKSIVGDRGVTLSGGQRARINLARAIYKDADIYIFDDPLSAVDTHVGKQLFENCICGYLKYKARILVTHQIQYLANVDKIFLMENGRVEAEGTFQDILNSGKEFAELFKAEIPIEDDDEEEEKFIKKRKKKFSVMEDQDDIQDEPMVESEGIKKGSISGRVYKTYLKAGSSYLMESILIVFFVLSQLSASGADYFITYWVNLEQTKKEQETMNIFLDEALYNSTLTTSRGIFNIEFTRQNCVIIYSTLIVSIILVTITRSLTFFKICMKASKTLHNNMFSKIVNATMHFFNANSAGRVLNRFSKDMGAIDELLPAAIIDTIQVGIGVMATTVVIATVNPWILIPTFVILGWFYLFRYIYLCSSRNIKRMEGTTRSPVFAHLSATLQGLTTIRAFGAQTILTTEFDNHQNLHSSAYYMFLGCSRSFGFWLDLKCVIYVGFVTVSVLFVGSETYGGNVGLAITQAIGLTGMFQWGMRQWSELENQMTSVERVVEYTEVEKEPTSDKSDPPEVWPQNGEIEFQKVFLKYSPSAPYVLKNLNLKVKPMEKVGIVGRTGAGKSSLISALFLLSDIEGQILIDGIDTKKITLESMRSKISIIPQEPVLFSGTLRKNLDPFEDYDDEKLWDALDNVELKKVIAEYPSGLNTLISEGGSNFSVGQRQLVCLARAIVRNNKILVLDEATANVDPKTDALIQTAIRKNFAKCTVLTIAHRLHTIMDSDKVIVMNAGSVAEFGHPYELLQNSRGIFHSLVKETGKVMSDNLHGIAQDNYEGRV from the exons ATGAGCGAAATCATCAATGGCATCCAAGTTATCAAGATGTATGCTTGGGAGAAATCCTTTGTCAAGCTTGTCGAGATGGCTAGAAG TTCCGAAATCCACCACATCAGAAACGCCTCCTACCTCAAGGCCCTCCAAATGTCCTTCAACATGTTCATCAACAGGACCGCCATATTCCTCTGCGTATTGGGCCACGTCCTGTCAGGCTACTCCCCAACAGCAGAATACGTTTTCGTCATAACCTCCTTTTACGGCATACTGAAACAAGCAGTCACCACCTGGTTCCCACTAGGAGTTACGGCCATAGCAGAAGCCAACGTCTCCATCGAGAGAATCCAAACCTTCTTGAAATACGACGAGATGTACCTCACCGACGATTACAGGATGAGGAAGAAGAAATCGAAGAGTAGGAAGAAGAAGAGCGACGGCAAGCCTAAGAAGAAGTGGATATCCGCCGATGAGGAGCCTATGAAAGACAACGGTGTCTACTTGGAGAAGGCTTGTGCCAAATGGACCTACAGCGCTGCTGAGAACACTTTGAACGACATCGATCTGAGCATAACATCCAACCAGCTGGTGGCGGTGGTTGGACCAGTTGGTAGCGGAAAAACCAGCCTCGTTCATATGATCCTCAAGGAACTTCCTATCATTTCCGGAAAGCTGGATATAGTCGGCAGTATATCTTACGCTTCGCAAGAACCATGGTTGTTTTCGGGAAGCATCCAACAGAATATTCTGTTCGGAGATGTTTACGAGCCTATCAAGTATCAAGAAGTCATCAAAGTTTGCGCTTTGGAAAGGGACTTTAGCCTTTTCCCGTACGGCGATAAGAGCATAGTAGGAGATCGTGGAGTCACCCTCAGTGGAGGCCAAAGAGCCAGGATCAACCTAGCAAGAGCCATCTACAAAGACGCGGACATCTACATTTTCGACGACCCTCTTTCAGCAGTAGACACCCACGTAGGCAAGCAGCTGTTCGAGAACTGCATCTGCGGCTACCTCAAGTACAAAGCCAGAATACTGGTAACCCACCAAATCCAATACCTGGCCAACGTAGACAAGATCTTCCTCATGGAAAACGGCAGGGTAGAAGCTGAAGGCACCTTCCAAGACATCCTCAACAGCGGAAAAGAATTCGCCGAGCTTTTCAAAGCTGAGATACCTATCGAAGACGACGATGAGGAAGAGGAGAAGTTCAtcaagaagaggaagaagaagttcAGCGTCATGGAGGACCAGGACGATATCCAGGACGAACCTATGGTTGAGAGTGAGGGTATTAAGAAAGGATCGATTTCTGGAAGGGTTTACAAGACGTATCTGAAGGCTGGAAGCAGTTACTTGATGGAATCGATTCTGATTGTGTTCTTCGTGCTGTCCCAGTTGAGTGCCAGTGGTGCTGATTACTTTATCACTTATTG GGTGAATCTTGAGCAAACGAAGAAAGAACAAGAAACCATGAACATATTTCTAGACGAAGCTCTCTATAACTCCACCCTTACAACATCCAGAGGAATATTCAACATCGAATTCACAAGACAGAACTGCGTGATAATATATTCGACACTGATAGTGTCTATAATATTGGTGACGATAACAAGATCTCTCACCTTCTTCAAAATCTGCATGAAAGCGTCCAAAACTCTCCACAATAAcatgttttccaaaattgtcAACGCTACTATGCACTTCTTCAATGCCAATTCAGCCGGAAGGGTTCTGAATAGGTTTTCGAAGGATATGGGAGCTATTGATGAGTTGTTACCAGCAGCCATAATCGATACTATCCAGGTGGGGATAGGAGTAATGGCGACTACTGTGGTGATAGCTACTGTGAACCCTTGGATCTTAATACCTACGTTCGTCATTTTGGGTTGGTTCTATTTGTTCCGGTACATTTATTTATGCAGCAGCAGAAACATCAAGAGGATGGAGGGGACAA CAAGAAGCCCTGTTTTCGCCCATTTGTCTGCCACTCTTCAAGGCTTGACAACGATCAGAGCTTTCGGAGCTCAAACTATTCTTACAACCGAATTCGACAATCACCAGAACTTGCACAGTTCCGCATATTACATGTTTCTGGGATGCAGCAGAAGCTTTGGTTTCTGGCTAGATCTCAAATGTGTTATTTACGTCGGCTTTGTAACTGTCAGCGTTCTGTTCGTTGGCTCAG aaacaTACGGTGGCAACGTGGGTCTGGCAATAACACAAGCCATAGGACTAACCGGAATGTTCCAGTGGGGTATGAGACAGTGGTCCGAGTTGGAAAACCAGATGACCTCGGTGGAAAGAGTTGTGGAATACACGGAAGTGGAAAAAGAGCCTACTTCTGACAAGTCCGATCCTCCGGAAGTATGGCCACAAAATGGGGAAATAGAGTTCCAGAAGGTCTTCCTGAAATATTCGCCCAGCGCACCTTACGTCTTGAAAAACCTGAACTTGAAGGTGAAACCGATGGAGAAGGTCGGCATAGTTGGTAGGACTGGCGCTGGCAAGTCTTCCCTCATCTCGGCGCTGTTTTTGCTGAGCGACATCGAAGGCCAAATCTTGATAGACGGGATAGACACGAAGAAGATAACCTTGGAAAGCATGCGTTCCAAAATATCGATCATACCGCAAGAACCTGTACTATTTTCTGGAACATTGAGGAAGAACCTGGATCCTTTCGAAGATTACGACGATGAGAAACTTTGGGACGCCCTGGACAACGTGGAACTGAAGAAGGTGATCGCGGAGTATCCGTCTGGATTGAACACTTTAATATCGGAGGGCGGGTCCAACTTCAGCGTTGGTCAGAGGCAACTGGTTTGTCTGGCAAGAGCGATAGTGAGGAATAACAAGATTTTGGTACTGGATGAGGCGACTGCCAACGTTGATCCTAAAACTGACGCTCTTATCCAGACAGCTATTAGGAAGAACTTTGCGAAGTGCACTGTTTTGACTATTGCGCATCGTCTACATACCATCATGGATTCCGACAAGGTGATAGTGATGAATGCTGGGAGTGTAGCTGAATTCGGCCATCCGTACGAGTTGCTGCAGAATTCTAGAGGGATTTTCCACAGTTTGGTGAAAGAAACTGGAAAAGTTATGTCGGACAACTTGCATGGCATCGCACAAGAT AATTATGAAGGTCGAGTTTGA
- the LOC123677930 gene encoding heparin sulfate O-sulfotransferase — MLPKNGLFGLFLLLVITALIVIYQIQILKLQEKIYSLEITQRENSMLMTEKVSEEDDIVVIYNRVPKTASTSFVGVAYDICKKNHFHVLHVNVSANSHVLSLNNQLQLASNITYWNAMKPALYHGHFAYFDFSKFHVPKPYFINIIRRPLDRFISYYYFVRYGDNYRPYLIRKKHGNTMSFDECVAKNLPECDPNNLWLQIPFFCGHAANCRKPGNKWALAEAKKNIVANYLLVGVTEEISDFISILEITVPRLFKGALDHYLSSNKSHLRKTVQKEVPSDETVKKIKESPIWQMENELYEFALDYFHFIKKYTLKDRNQKVFYEKIRPKIT, encoded by the exons ATGTTACCAAAGAATGGATTGTTCGGTTTGTTTCTACTCTTAGTTATAACTGCATTGATAGTGATATAccaaattcaaatattaaaattacaggAAAAAATATATAGCTTAG AGATTACTCAAAGAGAGAATTCAATGTTGATGACTGAGAAGGTATCGGAAGAAGATGATATCGTTGTGATATATAATAGGGTTCCGAAAACTGCTTCTACAAGTTTTGTTGGAGTTGCTTATGATATTTGCAAGAAGAACCACTTTCATGTTCTTCATGTCAATGTGTCGGCAAACAGCCATGTCCTCTCTTTGAACAATCAGTTACAGTTAGCTAGTAATATAACATATTGGAATGCTATGAAACCAGCTTTGTATCATGGACATTTTgcatatttcgatttttctaa GTTCCATGTTCCTAAGCCGtacttcataaatataattcgGAGGCCACTCGATCGATTCATAtcgtattattattttgttagatATGGAGACAATTATCGACCTTACTTGATACGAAAGAAACATGGGAACACAATG TCATTCGATGAATGTGTGGCCAAAAATCTACCGGAGTGTGATCCCAATAACTTATGGCTCCAGATACCATTTTTTTGTGGCCATGCAGCAAATTGCAG aaaacctGGCAACAAATGGGCACTGGCTGAagctaaaaaaaatattgttgccAATTATCTTTTGGTCGGGGTAACAGAGGAAATATCTGATTTCATCTCTATATTAGAGATAACAGTGCCAAGATTATTCAAAGGTGCGTTGGACCATTATTTGAGCAGTAATAAGTCCCACTTGCGTAAAACTGTACAGAAGGAAGTTCCTTCCGATGAAACTGTCAAGAAAATAAAAGAGAGCCCTATTTGGCAAATGGAGAATGAACTCTATGAGTTTGCATTGGATTATTTCCATTTCATTAAGAAGTATACTTTGAAAGATAGGAACCAGAAGgtgttttatgaaaaaataaggCCAAAAATTACTTAA
- the LOC123677933 gene encoding neprilysin-2-like translates to MTDKQNSTNRQWFRRRTVMEKILMVLLTLITLGFIILIIFTSRKLSSSSKDSNICQTEGCILAASKIIQSMNPKVDPCEDFFEFACGRYTENNYIPEDEVSINSFSEVGDRITENFRTLLEKPVVEDEIVPFQYSKKLYKMCMNSTQTEQEDFKFFKNMMKELGGWPVLEGNYWNEKIFDWKSTQYNFRKLGLHHTQFISSYVGLDAKNSTKRIFTMGQPCGGFAKLLKKGMNETLVKAYNDYLVDIVVLYGGDRTQAIKEIKQYLEFRIELAKIMFMPEERRNASLGYNKMTIREVQIRFPSIPWLQYINTKLEPFVTLTYDDFVIVTEPEYIEKLEKLLAVTPKRAIANYMFISISEHRLFNDEMRKKSLDFEKIAYGVTEDIPLWKKCIYSNSLHLAQSSMYVRQYMKSRSKNSIKELMVDIKTTFMENLKKYTWMDHKTRKRAIQKAEALRSYVGYPDELLDDDEIEKYYEGLVIDENSLLKTSLAKTIWGRNSYLKKYHEPYDKNDWKDKAFPTVVNAFYEQTDNSIMIPTGILHQPFFDNDRPKYLNYGAIGFVVGHEIIHGFDDQGRQYDKSGNLVDWWEPASNKSFQERADCLIQQYANYTNDKINMSLNGINTQGENIADNGGIKLAYVAYQKWLHRNKPEPQLPGLKYTPQQLFWISAANIWCSKERPEYEKLMILADYHSPNYYRIIVPFINSGYFAKDFDCPLGSRMNPKYKCRLW, encoded by the exons ATGACGGACAAACAAAACTCAACAAATAG ACAATGGTTTCGGAGGAGGACTGTTATGGAAAAGATATTGATGGTCCTATTAACTTTGATCACATTGGGGTTTATCATACTTATCATTTTCACATCGAGAAAGCTTTCTTCGA GTTCCAAAGACTCCAACATATGCCAAACAGAAGGATGCATTTTAGCAGCATCGAAGATAATCCAGAGTATGAATCCAAAGGTAGACCCCTGTGAAGACTTCTTCGAGTTTGCTTGTGGCAGGTACACTGAAAATAATTACATTCCTGAAGATGAAGTCAGCATCAACAGTTTTTCCGAAGTTGG TGATAGAATAACAGAGAACTTCAGGACTCTACTAGAAAAGCCAGTCGTTGAAGATGAGATCGTGCCTTTCCAATACTCAAAAAAGCTGTATAAAATGTGTATGAATTCTACCCAAACAGAACAGGAAGACtttaaattcttcaaaaatatgatGAAAGAACTTGGCGGTTGGCCGGTGCTTGAAGGAAATTACTGGAACGAGAAAATTTTCGATTGGAAATCCACCCAGtataatttcagaaaattaGGATTGCACCACACGCAGTTCATCAGCAGCTATGTTGGATTGGATGCGAAGAATTCGACAAAACGTATTTTCACG ATGGGACAACCTTGTGGAGGATTCGCGAAACTACTCAAAAAGGGTATGAATGAGACACTGGTGAAAGCTTACAATGATTATTTAGTGGATATAGTTGTGCTTTATGGGGGGGATAGAACTCAAGCCATCAAGGAAATAAAGCAATATTTGGAATTCCGTATAGAACTAGCCAAG ATTATGTTCATGCCAGAAGAAAGGAGAAACGCAAGTCTCGGATACAATAAAATGACCATAAGAGAAGTCCAGATCCGTTTTCCAAGTATTCCCTGGTTGCAGTACATAAATACGAAATTGGAGCCTTTCGTTACTTTGACCTACGACGACTTTGTTATTGTTACTGAACCTGAATATATCGAAAAACTCGAAAAGTTGCTGGCGGTTACACCAAAAAG agctatagcaAACTACATGTTCATTTCCATATCAGAACATCGCCTCTTCAAcgatgaaatgagaaagaaaTCGTtggatttcgaaaaaattgctTATGGAGTTACTGAAGATATACCCCTatggaaaaaatgtatttatagtAACAG TCTACATCTGGCTCAATCGTCAATGTACGTCCGTCAATATATGAAATCCAGATCGAAAAATTCCATCAAGGAATTAATGGTGGACATCAAAacaacgtttatggaaaacttgaAGAAATACACGTGGATGGACCACAAGACCAGGAAAAGGGCTATTCAGAAAGCTGAAGCCTTGAGGTCCTACGTTGGCTATCCTGATGAACTTCTCGACGAtgacgaaatcgaaaaatattatgaagGG ttagtGATAGACGAAAATAGTTTGCTGAAAACTTCCTTAGCGAAAACGATTTGGGGTAGAAATAGTTACCTGAAAAAATACCATGAGCCTTACGACAAGAACGATTGGAAAGATAAAGCCTTCCCAACTGTGGTGAATGCTTTTTACGAGCAGACAGACAACAGCATAA TGATACCTACAGGAATTTTACACCAACCGTTCTTCGATAATGACAGACCGAAATACCTAAACTACGGAGCCATCGGTTTCGTAGTAGGCCATGAAATCATTCACGGTTTCGACGATCAAGGAAGGCAATACGATAAATCTGGAAATTTGGTGGATTGGTGGGAACCAGCCTCGAATAAAAGTTTTCAAGAGAGGGCAGATTGCCTCATCCAGCAGTACGCCAATTACACCAACGATAAGATCAATATGTCC CTGAATGGCATCAACACTCAGGGAGAGAACATAGCCGATAATGGTGGAATAAAACTTGCGTATGtcgcttaccaaaaatggctgCACAGGAACAAACCTGAACCTCAGTTGCCTGGATTGAAATACACTCCTCAGCAACTTTTCTGGATTTCTGCAGCTAATATTTGGTGCTCGAAAGAACGGCCAGAATACGAAAAACTGATGATATTGGCAGATTATCATTCCCCAAATTATTACAGGATTATTGTCCCTTTTATTAATTCTGGTTACTTTGCCAAAGATTTCGATTGTCCTCTTGGAAGCAGGATGAATCCTAAGTATAAGTGTCGCTTGTGGTAA